Proteins co-encoded in one Paracrocinitomix mangrovi genomic window:
- a CDS encoding ribose-phosphate pyrophosphokinase, translating to MSAGTKIFAGRATQELATKIAMEFGVELGNVIVTEFSDGEFSPSFEETVRGQDVFLIQSTMPPTENLFELCLMIDAAKRASANSVVAVIPYFGFARQDRKDKPRVAIGSKMVASFLESAGADRIMTMDLHADQIQGFFEIPVDHLYASTIFLPYIKEIDTGNLIIAAPDAGGAKRANSYSKKLDLGLAMCHKQRKVANEVAEMTVIGDVSGKDVILVDDMVDTAGTLTKAAELFMENGAKSVRAICTHAVLSGPAYERIENSVLTELVVTDSIPLKRESDKIKVLSVASLYAAVIRSLIKHESISTHF from the coding sequence ATGTCAGCAGGAACAAAAATATTTGCAGGAAGAGCAACTCAAGAATTGGCAACAAAAATTGCTATGGAATTCGGTGTTGAGCTTGGAAATGTTATTGTAACTGAATTTTCAGATGGTGAGTTTTCTCCATCTTTTGAAGAGACGGTTAGAGGTCAAGATGTATTCTTGATTCAATCTACAATGCCTCCAACGGAAAATTTGTTTGAATTGTGTTTGATGATTGATGCTGCTAAAAGAGCATCTGCAAATTCTGTTGTAGCGGTTATTCCATATTTCGGTTTTGCCCGTCAAGACAGAAAGGATAAACCAAGAGTAGCTATTGGTTCTAAAATGGTGGCAAGTTTCCTTGAATCTGCAGGTGCAGATAGAATTATGACCATGGATTTACATGCTGATCAAATTCAAGGTTTCTTTGAAATCCCAGTTGATCATTTATATGCATCAACTATTTTCTTGCCATACATTAAAGAAATTGATACCGGAAATCTTATTATAGCTGCCCCTGATGCAGGAGGTGCTAAAAGAGCTAATTCATATTCTAAAAAATTGGATTTAGGGTTAGCAATGTGTCATAAACAAAGAAAAGTAGCCAATGAGGTTGCAGAGATGACTGTTATTGGAGATGTGAGTGGAAAAGACGTTATTCTTGTTGATGATATGGTTGATACAGCTGGAACTTTGACCAAGGCTGCTGAATTGTTCATGGAAAACGGAGCAAAATCTGTTAGAGCAATTTGTACACATGCTGTATTAAGTGGTCCGGCTTATGAAAGAATTGAAAATTCTGTTTTAACTGAATTAGTTGTTACAGATTCTATTCCTCTCAAACGTGAGAGTGATAAAATTAAAGTATTATCAGTTGCTAGTTTATATGCAGCTGTAATTAGAAGCTTAATTAAACACGAGTCAATAAGTACTCATTTTTAG
- a CDS encoding aminopeptidase P family protein produces MKYDKIDRNLFIANRKKFVQQLAPKSLAIFNSNDIYPISADSTMPFQQHRDIFYLSGVDQEESVLVIFPDAFDEKHREILFLKETSELIAIWEGEKLTKDAAFETSGIKTVFWLEQMDTIMKALMAQAENVYINTNEHTRANTEVETREDRFIKRLQNEYPAHTYKKAAPIMHSIRAVKENTEIDLMQNACNITEKGVRRILNFIKPGVMEYEIEAELMHEFLRNRSKGFAYTPIIASGKNACVLHYIENNQECKDGDVILMDFGAEYANYASDLTRCVPVSGKFTERQKAVYNAVLRVKNEAQKMLVEGTWLHEYHKEVGKLMESELLGLGLIDQTDIKNQDPDWPTYKKYFMHGTSHFIGLDTHDVGSWTEPIKANMVFTCEPGIYIPEENLGIRLEDDLVVQKSGNPINLMANIPIEAEEIEELMNANVHA; encoded by the coding sequence ATGAAATACGATAAAATAGATCGCAACTTATTTATTGCAAATAGAAAGAAATTTGTTCAGCAACTTGCTCCAAAATCTTTAGCTATATTCAATTCAAATGACATTTATCCGATTAGTGCGGATAGCACAATGCCATTTCAACAGCATAGAGATATATTCTATTTGTCAGGAGTTGATCAGGAAGAAAGTGTACTTGTAATATTTCCGGATGCTTTTGATGAAAAACACAGAGAAATTCTATTCTTAAAGGAAACCAGTGAATTAATTGCCATTTGGGAAGGAGAAAAATTGACCAAAGATGCGGCATTTGAAACTTCGGGAATCAAAACTGTTTTTTGGTTAGAGCAAATGGATACGATAATGAAAGCTTTGATGGCTCAAGCAGAAAACGTATATATCAATACAAATGAGCATACAAGGGCCAACACAGAAGTTGAGACAAGAGAAGACAGGTTTATAAAACGATTACAAAACGAATATCCCGCTCATACTTACAAGAAAGCAGCTCCAATAATGCACAGTATCCGTGCCGTAAAGGAAAATACAGAGATAGACTTAATGCAAAATGCTTGTAACATCACTGAAAAAGGTGTAAGAAGAATTTTGAATTTCATTAAGCCGGGTGTCATGGAATATGAAATTGAAGCTGAATTGATGCATGAGTTTTTAAGAAACCGATCAAAAGGCTTTGCATATACACCCATAATAGCATCAGGTAAAAACGCCTGTGTATTACATTACATTGAAAACAATCAGGAATGTAAGGACGGGGATGTAATTTTAATGGATTTTGGTGCAGAATACGCGAACTATGCTTCTGACTTAACTAGATGCGTTCCGGTAAGTGGTAAATTTACTGAAAGACAAAAAGCTGTTTACAATGCTGTTTTGCGTGTGAAAAATGAAGCTCAAAAAATGCTAGTAGAAGGAACCTGGTTACATGAATATCACAAGGAAGTTGGAAAATTGATGGAATCAGAATTACTTGGATTAGGACTGATAGATCAAACCGACATCAAAAATCAAGATCCAGACTGGCCGACATATAAAAAGTACTTTATGCATGGAACTTCACATTTTATTGGACTAGACACACATGATGTAGGTTCATGGACAGAGCCAATTAAAGCCAATATGGTGTTTACATGTGAACCTGGTATTTACATTCCGGAAGAAAATTTAGGGATTCGTTTAGAAGATGATTTGGTGGTGCAAAAATCCGGAAATCCAATCAACCTAATGGCCAATATTCCGATTGAAGCTGAAGAAATTGAAGAATTGATGAACGCAAATGTTCACGCTTAA
- a CDS encoding DUF58 domain-containing protein has protein sequence MRFLYNIFYKRLYLTYEFFIVLLGIAVLFVFGFIIPAFFLIAQACLALFLAITLLEFVILQFVKKPIAGTRDVMNPLSVGDDNRVTIRIKNRYNFKVRIIVYDNPPYQLQLRDLKFKATLASGDSKQFEYFIHPTDRGEYHFGDVYVYCSTLLHLVQRKAVVKKTQKIPAYPSIIQMKKYELKVFAKTAVTGIKKIRRLGHNNEFEQIKNYVQGDDIRTVNWKATSRMNSLMVNQYQDEREQQVYAIIDKSRSMRMPFNDLTLLDYAINSTLAFSNVCMRKGDKAGLITFSDKLGTKLAADRSKNQLSRIMEALYHQRTRFLEANFEMLYHGIRNHIKGRSLIMLYTNIESEYSLKRILPLLRRINQLHVLVVIFFENTEVSKTAQIEPKHVRDIYLKTFAEKYAMDKKKVALELRKNGIQTVLTTPEDLTIDSINKYLELKARGVI, from the coding sequence TTTTACAAGCGTCTCTATTTGACATATGAGTTTTTCATTGTCTTATTAGGGATTGCCGTGTTGTTTGTTTTCGGATTTATCATTCCGGCATTTTTCTTAATTGCTCAAGCTTGTCTTGCACTGTTTTTGGCAATTACTTTATTGGAATTTGTGATTTTGCAATTCGTCAAAAAGCCAATTGCGGGAACAAGAGACGTGATGAATCCATTATCTGTGGGTGATGATAATCGCGTTACAATTCGGATTAAAAACAGATATAATTTTAAAGTAAGGATAATTGTTTATGACAATCCTCCTTACCAATTGCAATTAAGAGATCTAAAGTTTAAAGCCACGTTGGCTTCCGGGGACAGTAAACAATTTGAATACTTTATTCATCCTACTGATAGGGGTGAATATCATTTTGGTGATGTTTATGTTTATTGCAGTACTTTGCTCCATCTTGTCCAGCGAAAGGCAGTTGTAAAGAAAACACAAAAGATTCCTGCCTATCCTTCTATTATACAAATGAAAAAGTATGAGTTAAAGGTGTTTGCAAAAACTGCTGTTACAGGTATTAAAAAGATTAGACGATTAGGTCATAATAATGAGTTTGAGCAAATAAAAAATTACGTTCAGGGAGATGATATCAGAACGGTTAACTGGAAGGCAACATCTCGTATGAATTCCTTAATGGTGAACCAATATCAGGATGAACGTGAGCAACAGGTATATGCTATAATTGATAAAAGTAGAAGTATGCGTATGCCTTTTAATGATCTTACTTTATTGGATTATGCGATAAATTCAACTTTGGCATTTTCCAATGTTTGCATGAGAAAGGGTGACAAAGCGGGATTGATTACTTTTTCTGATAAGTTGGGTACAAAGTTAGCTGCAGATAGATCTAAAAACCAGCTGAGTAGGATAATGGAGGCACTCTATCATCAACGCACCAGATTTTTAGAAGCTAATTTTGAAATGCTATATCACGGTATCCGAAACCATATCAAAGGTCGTTCTTTGATTATGCTTTATACCAATATTGAATCTGAGTATTCTTTGAAAAGAATTTTGCCTTTGTTAAGAAGAATCAATCAACTGCATGTTTTGGTGGTTATATTCTTTGAAAACACAGAGGTATCTAAAACCGCACAAATAGAACCTAAACATGTACGAGATATCTATTTAAAAACCTTTGCTGAAAAGTATGCTATGGATAAGAAGAAAGTGGCGCTTGAGCTCAGAAAAAATGGAATCCAAACTGTTCTTACTACTCCTGAGGATTTGACAATTGACTCTATCAATAAATACCTTGAGTTAAAAGCAAGAGGTGTTATCTAA
- a CDS encoding alpha/beta fold hydrolase — MHYNISGQGKPLVFLHGFLEDASIWDGLKPHFEQAGYCVITFDLPCHGKSRFNGKNCSMTEMADEVFNVLLKFKFFNPVVIGHSMGGYVALELLRNMACHVILLHSNFWEDPLEKKKDRNRVIELVKTKSAHFITEAIPALFAEPNKEKCSETIQSLIEKAKKIPPDEIAAATAGMRDRKPAYKLVDRGSVYIIQGDSDPIIPISLMESELSKIAHQPSVITIPNCGHMGMWENQSELIAAINKLLIEEIK; from the coding sequence TTGCATTACAACATAAGTGGACAGGGAAAGCCTTTGGTTTTTCTTCATGGCTTTTTGGAAGATGCCTCTATTTGGGATGGACTAAAACCTCATTTTGAACAAGCGGGATATTGTGTAATTACCTTTGATTTACCGTGTCATGGCAAAAGCCGATTTAATGGTAAAAACTGCTCCATGACGGAAATGGCGGACGAAGTTTTCAATGTATTACTGAAATTCAAATTTTTTAATCCTGTAGTAATTGGACATTCAATGGGAGGATATGTTGCCCTTGAATTATTAAGAAACATGGCCTGTCACGTCATTCTATTGCATTCCAATTTTTGGGAAGATCCGTTAGAAAAAAAGAAGGATAGAAACAGGGTAATTGAATTGGTAAAAACTAAATCTGCGCATTTCATAACAGAAGCTATTCCTGCACTTTTTGCTGAACCAAACAAGGAAAAATGTAGTGAAACTATACAATCACTAATTGAAAAAGCAAAAAAAATTCCGCCGGATGAAATTGCTGCAGCAACTGCTGGAATGAGAGACAGAAAACCTGCCTATAAATTAGTTGACAGAGGAAGTGTTTACATAATACAGGGAGATTCAGACCCTATTATACCTATAAGCTTGATGGAAAGTGAACTATCAAAAATCGCACATCAACCCTCTGTGATTACCATTCCAAATTGTGGTCATATGGGTATGTGGGAAAACCAATCTGAATTAATTGCTGCCATTAATAAACTTCTTATTGAAGAAATAAAATAA
- a CDS encoding tetratricopeptide repeat protein produces the protein MGLILVSCSTEKDAALNIGYHNMTAKYNGYFNAKEIMAEALDSYRNTLNEDYHNILPLDVFPSEEDVAKIREPYEDAFSRCEVVIQRHSMPSSATRNKGEEHCRWIDDNWFVIGVIHYTKRDYADAEEIFSFIQESPLYVDQERVHEARIWLARTYIAQGRYPEAKRILAQVERDMESAAEPKEKEKLSGYAKKKAKQQAKLDKKNKTKKPAPFPGKKLTDDYNVVMAEYYMAQKNYIKAIPHVEEAIKFTKKKKTKARYTFVLAQLYKKTGNGEQASFYFNKVVKSSAPYVMRFQAQIYKALSLPSGGQEIRDELKKMLKDPKNDEYKDQIYYALADIEMKSGNKELAMENYSLSAFYSINNNRQKGMSYLALGDIYFKDQDYLKAQKYYDSCVQVLPEEYETYEQIKGKAEGLSDLVVNYETYVFEDSVQQKAQMSPEELDKYLAQQLKDMKAAEQKRKEEEEQRLKEQQRRIKSATTNTGSGSKWYFYNQKVSSSGFNDFRALWGQREDEDDWRRSNKTSFSSLDVNDPEVVDSLENLSNIDTDSLAIEQLRANIPLSDSAMTASNDRLMNALYMLGIIYKEQLKQEGEAITYFKKCVDRKVEHPKVLPALYQLYLIYNKKGSSEANRYKEEILNNYANSEVALMIQDPDYFNKKAEKDKADLNAYGKTLEDYRLHRYSSVILQCNRIIENDTTNQFLNKYYLLKAYAVSNSSPGNAEAIRGTLEKLYAMSPESEEGKQAKEMLDKLDKGLTINTSNNTNQNENQNATAYVYDEELEHYFVLIYPEDLGNINKPKTQLSNFNQDFFKSSRLKIITTEIGGKQVLLVRSFDKQDNAHQYKLAFESTPAKTSIGNLAEKADFFLINSTNFQRLMKDGDIDLYKTFYKEKYP, from the coding sequence TTGGGGTTGATACTTGTCTCATGCTCAACTGAGAAAGATGCTGCTTTGAATATTGGCTATCACAACATGACTGCCAAATATAATGGTTATTTCAATGCCAAAGAGATAATGGCAGAGGCGTTAGATAGCTATCGCAATACATTAAACGAAGATTACCATAACATTTTACCATTAGATGTTTTCCCTTCTGAAGAGGATGTAGCTAAGATCAGAGAACCATACGAAGATGCGTTTAGTCGTTGCGAAGTTGTGATACAGAGACACAGTATGCCAAGTTCTGCAACCAGAAATAAAGGAGAAGAACACTGTAGATGGATTGATGATAACTGGTTTGTTATAGGTGTTATTCATTACACCAAAAGAGACTATGCAGATGCTGAAGAGATTTTTAGTTTCATTCAAGAATCACCTTTATATGTTGATCAAGAAAGAGTTCATGAAGCCCGTATTTGGTTGGCCAGAACTTACATAGCTCAAGGTAGATATCCTGAAGCTAAACGAATTTTAGCGCAAGTTGAAAGAGATATGGAATCTGCAGCAGAACCAAAAGAGAAAGAAAAGTTATCTGGATACGCAAAGAAAAAAGCAAAACAACAAGCCAAATTAGATAAGAAAAACAAAACAAAAAAACCGGCTCCTTTCCCTGGTAAAAAGCTTACAGATGACTACAATGTTGTAATGGCTGAATATTACATGGCTCAGAAAAATTACATCAAAGCTATTCCGCATGTAGAAGAGGCTATCAAATTCACCAAGAAGAAAAAAACTAAAGCAAGATACACCTTCGTATTGGCTCAATTGTATAAAAAAACAGGAAACGGTGAACAGGCATCTTTCTACTTTAATAAAGTAGTAAAATCAAGCGCACCCTATGTAATGCGATTCCAGGCTCAAATCTATAAAGCATTGTCATTACCAAGTGGAGGACAAGAGATAAGAGATGAGTTAAAAAAGATGTTGAAGGATCCAAAAAATGATGAATACAAAGACCAGATATACTACGCCCTTGCTGACATTGAAATGAAATCTGGCAACAAAGAATTGGCAATGGAAAATTATTCATTATCTGCCTTCTATTCAATTAACAACAACCGCCAAAAAGGAATGAGTTACTTGGCGCTTGGTGATATTTACTTTAAGGACCAGGATTATTTAAAAGCTCAGAAATACTATGACAGTTGCGTTCAAGTATTGCCAGAAGAATATGAAACATACGAACAAATTAAAGGTAAGGCAGAAGGATTGTCTGATTTAGTAGTGAATTACGAAACGTATGTATTTGAAGACAGTGTGCAACAAAAAGCTCAAATGTCGCCGGAGGAATTAGATAAGTATTTAGCGCAGCAATTAAAAGACATGAAAGCTGCCGAACAAAAGCGTAAAGAAGAAGAAGAACAAAGATTAAAAGAACAACAAAGAAGAATTAAAAGCGCTACAACGAATACAGGAAGTGGTTCAAAATGGTATTTCTATAATCAAAAAGTGTCCTCATCCGGATTTAATGATTTTAGAGCACTTTGGGGTCAAAGAGAGGATGAAGATGATTGGAGACGTTCTAATAAAACCAGCTTTTCTTCACTTGATGTGAATGATCCTGAGGTCGTCGATTCCCTGGAAAATTTATCAAACATAGACACTGATTCACTGGCAATAGAGCAACTACGTGCTAATATTCCTTTATCTGATTCTGCCATGACTGCATCCAATGACAGATTAATGAATGCATTATACATGCTTGGAATCATATATAAAGAGCAGTTAAAACAAGAAGGAGAAGCTATAACATACTTTAAAAAATGTGTTGACAGAAAGGTAGAACATCCAAAAGTACTTCCTGCGCTATATCAATTATACTTGATCTACAATAAAAAAGGATCTAGCGAAGCCAACAGATATAAAGAAGAAATACTGAACAATTATGCCAACAGTGAAGTAGCACTAATGATTCAAGATCCTGATTATTTTAACAAAAAGGCAGAAAAAGATAAAGCAGATTTGAACGCTTACGGAAAAACACTTGAAGATTACAGATTACATAGATATTCAAGTGTAATACTGCAGTGCAATAGGATAATAGAAAATGACACAACTAATCAGTTTCTAAACAAATATTACTTGTTAAAGGCGTATGCAGTAAGCAATAGTAGTCCGGGAAATGCAGAGGCTATTAGAGGTACTTTGGAAAAACTCTATGCTATGTCTCCTGAAAGTGAAGAGGGAAAACAAGCCAAAGAGATGTTAGACAAACTGGATAAAGGATTAACAATAAACACTAGCAATAATACCAATCAAAACGAAAATCAAAATGCAACGGCCTATGTTTATGATGAAGAACTTGAGCATTATTTTGTTTTAATTTATCCTGAAGATTTAGGGAATATCAATAAACCAAAAACTCAACTTTCTAATTTTAATCAGGACTTTTTCAAAAGCTCCAGATTAAAAATCATCACCACCGAAATTGGTGGAAAACAAGTATTGTTAGTGCGCTCATTTGATAAACAAGATAATGCACATCAGTACAAATTGGCCTTTGAATCAACTCCGGCCAAAACAAGCATTGGTAATCTTGCTGAAAAAGCTGACTTTTTCTTGATCAACTCTACCAACTTTCAACGCCTTATGAAAGATGGAGATATTGATTTATATAAAACTTTCTATAAAGAAAAATATCCTTAA